A single Syntrophorhabdaceae bacterium DNA region contains:
- a CDS encoding acyl-CoA dehydrogenase family protein — protein MLNLSEKHLMIQKIAEKLAKEKVAPRAKEIDATGAFPWDLVDIYKKHGFLYLMLPEKFGGLDGDITSLCLVIEELAKVSGTGSLIPLAHNVGIMPFMVAANDKQKEYIYGKIAEPDKMNLVAFALTEADAGSDASHMRTNVTKDGDHFYLNGKKSMITNGASAQFITVFATMDPKLRTNGITAFFVEKDYPGVIIGKNEEKMGMVGSDLSEVVFENVRLTKDNMLGEVGQGWDIAMSTLNLSRPAVGAQAVGIAQGALDFSVEYAWKRVQFGQKLADFEGIQFMVADMATQVEAARALVYDAAHLLDTRVFERDKMSAIGVDKLSAMAKLYSADTAMKVTTDAVQILGGYGYTKEYPVERMMRDAKATQIYEGTNQIQRIVVARDIFRKFMG, from the coding sequence ATGTTAAATCTTTCGGAAAAGCACCTGATGATTCAGAAGATCGCTGAGAAACTGGCAAAGGAAAAGGTTGCCCCAAGGGCAAAAGAAATAGATGCTACAGGCGCGTTTCCATGGGACCTCGTTGACATTTATAAGAAGCATGGTTTTCTCTATCTCATGCTGCCCGAGAAGTTCGGTGGTCTGGACGGAGATATCACCTCCCTTTGCCTTGTTATTGAAGAGCTTGCGAAGGTTTCCGGGACCGGTTCGCTCATCCCCCTTGCCCACAATGTGGGAATCATGCCTTTTATGGTCGCTGCCAATGACAAGCAAAAAGAATATATCTACGGTAAAATCGCCGAGCCCGACAAGATGAACCTTGTGGCCTTCGCCCTTACCGAGGCCGATGCGGGCTCCGACGCGTCTCACATGAGGACGAATGTGACGAAGGACGGCGACCATTTCTATCTGAACGGAAAGAAGTCAATGATTACAAATGGCGCGAGCGCGCAGTTCATCACGGTCTTCGCCACCATGGACCCCAAGCTCAGGACGAACGGGATTACGGCTTTTTTCGTAGAGAAAGATTATCCCGGCGTAATAATAGGGAAAAATGAAGAGAAGATGGGAATGGTCGGTTCGGACCTCTCCGAAGTGGTCTTCGAGAACGTGAGGCTCACAAAAGATAACATGCTCGGTGAAGTGGGGCAGGGCTGGGATATCGCCATGTCTACCCTCAATCTCTCGAGACCCGCGGTGGGTGCTCAGGCAGTGGGCATCGCCCAGGGCGCCCTCGATTTTTCAGTCGAATATGCATGGAAGCGCGTCCAGTTCGGTCAGAAACTCGCCGATTTCGAAGGCATCCAGTTCATGGTAGCCGATATGGCGACCCAGGTGGAGGCGGCGCGTGCCCTGGTGTACGATGCGGCCCACCTCCTCGACACCAGAGTCTTCGAGCGCGACAAGATGAGCGCCATCGGCGTGGATAAGCTTTCAGCCATGGCGAAACTCTATTCCGCCGACACGGCCATGAAAGTGACCACCGACGCGGTCCAGATACTCGGAGGCTATGGCTACACCAAGGAATATCCCGTAGAACGGATGATGCGCGACGCCAAAGCAACCCAGATCTATGAAGGCACGAACCAGATCCAGAGAATAGTGGTAGCGAGGGACATATTCCGGAAATTCATGGGCTAA
- the corA gene encoding magnesium/cobalt transporter CorA, which translates to MEVTMTGSRKKRSVKSGLPPGSLVHIGEEKEGAVTIRLLSFDEKDVREQDCTSVQECRSTEGQGRVSWLSVGGVHSAEVIEGIGDLYRLHPLLLEDIMNTDQRPKLEDYGDYIFIVVKKLSLNGPSNMVRAEQVSIVLGSDYIITFEEGAQELFAAVREGIRTGKGRIRRMGADYLLYALIDTIVDNYFAVTEQLGEKVEVVEDEVVTRAGASTVRDIHNLKREMIFLRRSVWPLREVVGSLERGETRLVSDQISVYLRDVYDHVIQVMDTVETYRDMISGMLDIYLSSVSNRLNEVMKVLTIIATLFMPLTFIAGVYGMNFQHMPELKSPWGYPAVLILMAAVTAFMLLYFKRKKWF; encoded by the coding sequence ATGGAGGTTACCATGACGGGAAGTCGTAAAAAACGGTCGGTCAAATCGGGTTTGCCCCCCGGAAGCCTGGTACATATAGGCGAGGAGAAGGAGGGGGCCGTCACGATCAGACTCCTTTCCTTCGATGAGAAGGATGTCCGCGAACAGGACTGTACCTCGGTACAGGAATGCCGGTCCACCGAAGGGCAAGGGCGCGTCTCATGGCTTAGCGTGGGAGGCGTCCACAGTGCGGAGGTGATCGAAGGCATCGGCGACCTGTACCGCCTTCATCCACTTCTGCTCGAAGATATAATGAACACGGATCAGAGGCCGAAGCTCGAGGATTATGGCGACTATATTTTTATCGTGGTCAAGAAACTCTCCCTTAACGGTCCGAGTAATATGGTGCGGGCGGAACAGGTGAGCATCGTGCTCGGGTCCGATTATATCATCACCTTCGAGGAAGGGGCGCAGGAACTCTTCGCCGCCGTTCGGGAGGGCATCAGGACCGGCAAAGGGCGAATAAGGCGCATGGGAGCGGACTACCTGCTCTATGCCCTTATCGACACGATCGTTGACAATTATTTTGCCGTGACGGAACAGCTTGGAGAGAAGGTCGAAGTTGTGGAGGATGAGGTCGTCACCCGGGCGGGCGCATCTACGGTGAGGGATATCCATAATCTCAAGAGGGAGATGATATTTCTGCGGAGGTCCGTCTGGCCTTTGCGGGAGGTGGTGGGCAGCCTCGAACGGGGGGAAACCCGCCTTGTCTCGGACCAAATCTCGGTCTATCTGAGGGACGTCTACGATCACGTGATACAGGTCATGGACACGGTGGAGACTTACCGGGATATGATATCCGGGATGCTCGACATCTATCTCTCGAGCGTGAGCAACAGGCTGAACGAGGTAATGAAGGTCCTGACCATTATTGCCACCCTATTCATGCCCCTCACCTTTATCGCGGGTGTATACGGGATGAATTTCCAGCATATGCCGGAGCTCAAGTCTCCGTGGGGTTATCCCGCGGTCCTCATACTCATGGCGGCGGTCACGGCTTTTATGCTCCTCTATTTCAAAAGAAAAAAATGGTTTTGA
- a CDS encoding endonuclease V, which yields MDGELGIYPIYTLWKMVEKAYENRDISIVGAVDVAYRDDRYFSALTLYKNGVLTDIKTDSGISRGAYVSSLFFLKEGPIVSRLVYGEPMDLLFLNGHGICHPYNYGLATVIGFTHRIPTVGIARRLIKGRYDRILSRDPSFTYITQEGKITGVGVNSETAKKPIFLSQGFGITIERMMVEYLKWTPKGKMPEPLRLAHVESMKLARAGG from the coding sequence ATGGACGGAGAACTCGGTATATACCCTATTTACACCCTATGGAAAATGGTGGAAAAGGCATATGAGAACAGAGATATCTCAATTGTGGGGGCTGTCGATGTGGCATACAGGGATGACCGGTACTTTTCGGCACTTACGCTCTATAAGAATGGAGTATTAACGGATATAAAGACCGACAGCGGAATCTCCAGAGGGGCTTACGTAAGCTCCCTCTTTTTCCTCAAGGAAGGGCCCATTGTATCCCGCCTGGTATACGGCGAACCCATGGACCTTCTCTTCCTGAACGGCCACGGCATTTGCCACCCCTACAATTACGGTCTCGCCACGGTGATCGGCTTCACCCACCGCATCCCCACCGTGGGAATCGCCCGCCGACTGATAAAAGGTCGGTATGACAGGATTCTTTCCCGGGACCCGAGCTTCACCTATATAACCCAGGAAGGTAAGATCACGGGGGTCGGGGTGAATAGCGAAACCGCGAAGAAACCTATTTTCCTTTCCCAGGGCTTCGGAATAACTATAGAGAGAATGATGGTGGAGTACCTTAAATGGACCCCCAAAGGCAAAATGCCCGAGCCTCTAAGGCTCGCCCATGTGGAGTCAATGAAACTCGCGAGAGCGGGGGGCTGA
- a CDS encoding MASE1 domain-containing protein — protein sequence MNKNRHNQSVCGNASGPAAAADKAVFVRILIVAVVYYLAASLGLTLAFAHTNASVVWPAAGMALGSYLVLGGRIWPGIFLGAFAANLSNLFSSGLSLPSAMLLSLITAAGNTLETLIGAALINRFGDGERPFENAKNTMAFVVFAGFLSTAAAALIGGTAYCVALGSWSLYRPMLLTWWLGDLVGIMVFAPIILTWKMHRSTRWSGLRAIEVVALALLLLIVEAVVFLTGYPLMYLIIPFLILTAFRFGQFEAAVAVAVVMITSLVFIVRAPTPFPGFPFSDTLLFFQSYIAITSITTLLISSLVMERKRTNEKLVAARRQLYDTVEFLPDPTMAIDLEGRVIVWNRAMEELSGVSKEDMLGKGDYCYSLPLVGEARPILIDFAGGEEDPLPQGYEMVSRKGRTLYAERYNPVLGRYISGAASMLVGEEGVPYGSIASFRDINDHKRIETALREHQENLEKVVKERTAELEAANGRLKKEIGERLHTEERLIRSEARYRDLVESANSVILRMLPDGTITFFNKFARDFFGFTLEEVIGRSLVDTIVPVVESTGRDLSALAREIAARPEEYVRNVNENITKSGERVWVAWTNKPIFDEKGAVAETLSIGVDITQLVLTERELRQTLDELEIAKERAEKADRLKSAFLATMSHELRTPLNSIIGFTGILLQGLVGPLNEEQRKQLGMVRSSANHLLSLINDVLDISKIEAGQLQVAMEPFDLTGSIEKVAGSVRPLAEKKGIELRVSVSPDAGVIISDRRRVEQILLNLLNNAVKFTETGHVAVSCRRNPDGVSISVEDTGIGVKEEDRENIFKPFLQIDTGLTRKYEGTGLGLSICVRLVSLLNGSLTVDSTVGKGSTFTFSLPSERSEK from the coding sequence ATGAATAAGAATAGGCATAATCAGAGTGTATGCGGGAATGCGAGCGGCCCGGCCGCAGCCGCGGATAAAGCAGTCTTTGTCCGAATTTTAATCGTCGCAGTCGTCTATTACCTTGCGGCGAGCCTCGGCTTAACTCTTGCCTTCGCCCATACCAACGCCAGTGTCGTATGGCCTGCCGCAGGAATGGCCCTGGGGTCGTACCTTGTCCTAGGCGGCCGCATCTGGCCCGGCATCTTTCTCGGGGCCTTTGCCGCAAACCTGTCCAACCTCTTTTCTTCAGGCCTCTCGCTGCCTTCAGCCATGCTCCTCTCTCTCATTACCGCAGCAGGCAACACCCTGGAGACCTTGATAGGGGCCGCCCTCATCAACCGGTTCGGAGACGGGGAAAGGCCCTTTGAAAATGCGAAAAATACCATGGCCTTTGTAGTATTCGCCGGTTTTCTCAGCACCGCGGCGGCCGCCCTCATCGGGGGCACGGCCTATTGCGTCGCCCTCGGCTCCTGGTCCCTGTACCGTCCCATGCTTCTTACGTGGTGGCTGGGAGACCTGGTGGGCATCATGGTTTTTGCTCCCATCATTCTCACATGGAAAATGCACCGTTCTACCCGGTGGAGCGGGCTCCGGGCCATAGAGGTCGTCGCCCTGGCTCTCCTTTTGCTGATAGTGGAGGCGGTGGTATTTCTCACGGGCTATCCCCTTATGTATCTGATCATCCCATTCCTTATCCTTACGGCATTTCGCTTCGGACAGTTCGAGGCGGCGGTGGCGGTGGCGGTGGTGATGATCACTTCCCTTGTTTTCATCGTGAGGGCTCCCACACCCTTTCCCGGCTTTCCCTTCAGCGACACCCTCCTGTTTTTCCAGTCCTACATCGCAATAACATCGATCACTACTCTTCTAATCTCCTCTCTCGTCATGGAGCGAAAAAGGACGAATGAGAAGCTCGTTGCGGCACGCCGTCAGCTTTACGACACGGTGGAGTTCCTGCCCGACCCGACCATGGCCATCGACCTCGAAGGTCGGGTCATCGTCTGGAACCGAGCCATGGAAGAGCTGAGTGGAGTCTCCAAGGAGGATATGCTCGGCAAGGGAGACTACTGCTACTCGCTGCCTCTCGTGGGCGAGGCGCGGCCGATTCTTATCGATTTCGCCGGCGGCGAGGAGGACCCCCTGCCGCAGGGCTACGAGATGGTTTCGAGAAAAGGGCGAACCCTTTATGCAGAACGGTATAATCCGGTGCTCGGGCGTTACATTTCGGGCGCAGCCTCCATGCTCGTGGGAGAAGAAGGGGTCCCTTACGGATCGATTGCGTCCTTTCGAGACATAAACGACCATAAGCGTATTGAAACCGCCTTGCGTGAACATCAGGAAAATCTCGAAAAGGTGGTGAAGGAGCGCACGGCGGAGCTCGAGGCGGCAAACGGGCGGCTGAAGAAGGAGATCGGGGAGCGGCTTCACACCGAAGAAAGGCTCATCCGGAGCGAAGCCCGGTACCGCGATCTCGTGGAGAGCGCAAACAGCGTAATCCTGAGGATGCTGCCGGACGGCACAATTACCTTTTTCAACAAGTTCGCCCGAGACTTCTTCGGTTTCACCCTTGAGGAGGTAATCGGCCGGTCCCTCGTGGACACCATTGTTCCCGTCGTGGAGTCGACGGGCCGGGACCTCTCGGCCCTCGCCCGGGAGATTGCGGCAAGACCTGAGGAATACGTCCGTAATGTAAATGAAAATATCACAAAATCAGGCGAGCGGGTCTGGGTCGCCTGGACGAACAAGCCCATTTTTGACGAAAAGGGCGCCGTGGCGGAAACCCTCTCCATCGGAGTGGACATCACGCAGCTTGTGCTTACCGAGAGGGAGCTGAGGCAGACTCTCGATGAGCTCGAGATCGCCAAAGAGCGCGCGGAGAAGGCAGATCGCCTGAAGTCTGCCTTTCTCGCCACCATGTCACACGAGCTGCGCACCCCCCTCAATTCTATCATAGGGTTTACCGGCATTCTCCTTCAGGGCCTCGTGGGACCTCTCAACGAAGAGCAGAGAAAACAACTGGGAATGGTCCGGTCGAGCGCGAACCATCTCCTCTCCCTCATCAATGATGTACTCGATATCTCGAAAATCGAGGCGGGCCAGCTCCAGGTTGCGATGGAGCCCTTCGACCTCACGGGATCTATCGAAAAGGTGGCCGGAAGCGTTCGCCCCCTTGCGGAAAAGAAGGGTATCGAGCTCAGAGTCTCGGTTTCCCCGGATGCGGGCGTCATCATAAGCGACAGGCGCCGGGTAGAGCAGATCCTCCTCAATCTCCTGAATAATGCGGTGAAATTCACGGAAACGGGACATGTGGCGGTAAGCTGCCGGAGGAATCCCGACGGGGTGAGCATAAGCGTTGAAGATACCGGAATAGGCGTCAAAGAAGAGGACAGGGAGAACATATTCAAGCCCTTTCTTCAGATCGACACAGGGCTGACGCGCAAATACGAGGGAACGGGCCTCGGGCTTTCCATTTGCGTCCGTCTCGTGAGCTTATTGAACGGCAGCCTGACGGTAGACAGCACCGTAGGCAAAGGAAGCACCTTCACCTTTAGTCTGCCTTCGGAAAGGAGCGAAAAATGA
- a CDS encoding DUF362 domain-containing protein codes for MSKVYFTDLRTSLKRNIYDKIESLLDRTKIDTKVRERDLTAIKLHFGEFGNTAFLRPVYIRIVADRIRKAGGRPFLTDTNTLYTGSRSDSVGHLDTAIRNGFDYSCVGAPLIIADGLKGKNSTKVTIEGEALKEVSIAADIVDSDSIVVVTHVKAHEISGMGGALKNVGMGCAAREGKLVQHSTVAPVIGKSACKGCGFCLHYCPAQAISIDSKKAWISGEACIGCGECIIVCPHHAIEIQWNESPDIFQKKMVEYAMGALKGKEKKSLFLNFLLQVSPACDCYGHNDAAIVRDIGILASSDPVAIDAASADLINLEASMPNTAIKAACGAGEDKWRALYPRIDWRVQIDHGEKMGLGKKAYQLIKV; via the coding sequence ATGTCGAAGGTATATTTCACAGATTTAAGGACATCATTGAAGAGAAACATTTACGATAAAATCGAGTCATTATTGGATCGGACGAAAATCGATACAAAGGTAAGAGAAAGGGACTTAACGGCAATAAAGCTTCATTTCGGAGAATTCGGCAATACCGCCTTCCTGAGACCCGTATACATTCGTATTGTGGCGGACCGGATAAGGAAAGCGGGGGGAAGACCTTTTCTCACCGATACGAACACCCTCTATACCGGATCGAGAAGCGATTCCGTAGGCCACCTTGATACGGCCATTCGGAATGGATTCGACTATTCATGCGTGGGCGCGCCTCTCATCATCGCCGACGGCCTCAAGGGCAAAAACAGCACGAAGGTGACGATTGAGGGGGAGGCGCTCAAGGAAGTGAGCATAGCCGCCGACATCGTCGATTCGGACAGCATCGTCGTGGTCACTCACGTCAAGGCCCATGAGATATCGGGGATGGGCGGCGCCCTGAAGAACGTGGGGATGGGGTGCGCCGCGAGGGAAGGGAAACTCGTCCAGCACAGTACGGTGGCGCCGGTAATCGGCAAAAGCGCATGCAAGGGCTGCGGGTTCTGTCTCCACTACTGCCCCGCCCAGGCAATCTCCATCGATTCGAAAAAGGCATGGATCAGCGGCGAGGCCTGCATAGGGTGCGGAGAATGTATCATCGTCTGTCCCCACCACGCGATCGAGATACAGTGGAACGAATCTCCCGATATATTTCAGAAAAAAATGGTCGAATATGCCATGGGTGCGCTCAAGGGAAAAGAGAAGAAATCGCTCTTTCTCAATTTTCTCCTCCAGGTGAGCCCGGCCTGCGACTGCTATGGACATAATGATGCCGCCATAGTACGGGATATAGGCATTCTCGCCTCGAGCGACCCTGTCGCCATCGACGCGGCGTCGGCGGACCTGATAAATTTGGAGGCCTCCATGCCCAATACGGCCATCAAAGCCGCATGCGGGGCGGGGGAGGATAAATGGCGGGCCCTCTACCCCCGGATCGACTGGCGTGTTCAGATCGATCACGGCGAAAAGATGGGCCTGGGTAAAAAGGCGTATCAGCTCATCAAGGTATAA
- a CDS encoding class I SAM-dependent RNA methyltransferase — translation MTQYTIIATSTFGLESVVAQELKSLGYEDLTVENGKISFEGDEGDIARCNIQLRTADRVLIKMAEFRAIDFEELFQGTRNVAWEEMIPHAGKMHIVGKSVKSQLFSVKDCQSIVKKAVVEAMKRKHRTDWFEESGPAYKIEIAMLKDAATLTVDTSGPGLHRRGYRERAGEAPLRETLAAALVMLSRWRPERILVDPFCGSGTIAIEAALIGRNIAPGLKRSFVSEEWPSMPPEVWTRAREEAASRIRDGSFRILASDNDPEVLKTARENAFRAGVADSIAFQKLPAEEFRSRKKYGCIVCNPPYGERLGDQREVERLYKAMGKVFSELEGWSVFVLSAHPEFQRFFGRRADKNRKIFNGDIRCYYYQYLGPLPKLRIQEHVTPGIGENPEGIRPQEFPL, via the coding sequence GTGACCCAATATACGATAATCGCAACTTCCACATTCGGACTCGAGTCGGTGGTCGCCCAGGAGCTCAAGTCCCTGGGATACGAGGACCTCACGGTCGAGAACGGAAAAATATCTTTCGAAGGGGACGAGGGGGATATCGCCCGCTGCAATATTCAGCTCAGGACCGCGGACAGGGTACTGATCAAGATGGCTGAATTCAGGGCAATCGATTTTGAAGAGCTTTTTCAGGGGACGCGCAATGTCGCATGGGAAGAGATGATCCCTCATGCCGGGAAAATGCATATAGTCGGCAAATCGGTAAAATCGCAGCTTTTCAGCGTCAAGGACTGCCAGTCGATCGTAAAGAAGGCAGTAGTCGAGGCTATGAAGAGGAAACACCGGACCGACTGGTTCGAGGAGTCCGGCCCTGCCTATAAGATAGAGATCGCCATGCTTAAAGACGCGGCGACCCTTACTGTCGATACGTCGGGTCCCGGCCTTCACAGAAGGGGCTACAGGGAACGAGCGGGTGAGGCTCCGCTCAGGGAGACCCTCGCGGCAGCCCTTGTGATGCTGAGCCGCTGGAGACCTGAGCGGATTCTCGTCGATCCCTTTTGCGGCTCGGGCACCATTGCCATAGAGGCCGCTCTCATCGGCAGAAATATTGCTCCCGGATTAAAACGGTCTTTTGTTTCGGAAGAATGGCCTTCCATGCCTCCGGAGGTGTGGACAAGGGCGCGCGAAGAGGCCGCGAGCCGGATCAGGGATGGAAGCTTCAGGATCCTCGCTTCCGATAATGATCCCGAAGTATTGAAGACGGCACGGGAAAACGCGTTCCGTGCGGGAGTGGCCGATTCTATCGCCTTCCAGAAGCTTCCTGCGGAAGAGTTCAGGTCAAGGAAGAAATACGGATGCATAGTCTGCAATCCCCCCTATGGGGAGAGGCTAGGCGACCAGCGGGAAGTGGAGAGGCTTTATAAGGCTATGGGCAAGGTGTTCTCGGAGCTGGAGGGCTGGTCCGTCTTTGTCCTCTCCGCCCATCCGGAGTTCCAGCGTTTTTTCGGCCGTCGTGCCGACAAGAACAGGAAGATATTCAACGGCGACATACGGTGCTATTACTACCAGTACCTCGGACCTTTGCCGAAACTAAGAATTCAGGAGCATGTTACTCCGGGGATCGGGGAAAACCCCGAAGGGATACGCCCTCAGGAGTTCCCCCTCTAA
- a CDS encoding thioesterase family protein, protein MYSTKIYYQDTDAGGVVYYGNYLRFFEKSWFEHLLSIGISLPEWEKVDVYVMVKTAFLDLREKLGYADMIQVTSTVKEIKNSYFILSHEIMKEERITTKGETKMVCVDRTGKPRRIPEPFRERLEKSLVSSL, encoded by the coding sequence ATGTATTCCACCAAAATCTATTATCAGGACACCGACGCGGGCGGAGTGGTCTATTACGGGAATTATCTCCGGTTTTTCGAGAAGTCGTGGTTCGAGCACCTCCTGTCCATAGGAATCTCGCTGCCGGAATGGGAAAAGGTCGATGTCTATGTAATGGTAAAGACCGCCTTTCTCGATCTCAGGGAAAAGCTCGGATATGCAGACATGATCCAGGTGACCTCAACCGTCAAAGAAATAAAGAATTCCTATTTTATCCTTAGCCACGAGATAATGAAGGAAGAACGGATCACCACCAAAGGCGAAACAAAAATGGTCTGCGTAGACAGAACCGGAAAACCCCGGAGGATACCGGAACCTTTCAGGGAAAGGCTGGAGAAGTCTCTAGTCTCTAGTCTCTAG
- a CDS encoding radical SAM protein has protein sequence MYEQGVIRPPSEANSLLVRVTRNCPWNQCLFCPAYKGTKFSKRTVEEVKKDIDAMAGQYGNASYIQSAFLQDGDSLLLPTTEVLEILHYLKEKFPGITRITTYARAPTLRKKTVEELKQLREAGLSRIHAGLESGSATVLKMIKKGITPEDIVEGGMKVVEAGISLSEYIMPGVGGRTLSKEHAIETAKLLNKVRPDFIRVRTFALHPMSPMNRLVENGTFVPMSDDEMVEEIRLLVATLDEMHSYFSCGDYSPNLLMQVDGYLDEKKDYMLGELDRFLALTKEQRQAYSLLRRTSYMNYPIDVVLNESTMRQIRPEIAKLEGGCADGFDKYIQNLMSYQIPQPQTDNWK, from the coding sequence ATGTACGAACAAGGTGTGATCAGGCCCCCTAGCGAGGCCAATAGCCTCCTGGTCCGGGTGACGAGGAACTGCCCATGGAACCAGTGCCTTTTTTGTCCCGCCTACAAAGGGACGAAATTTTCAAAGAGGACCGTGGAAGAGGTAAAAAAAGATATTGACGCCATGGCTGGGCAATACGGTAACGCCTCATATATTCAGTCCGCTTTCCTTCAGGACGGCGACAGTCTTCTCCTTCCTACGACGGAAGTGCTGGAGATACTCCATTATCTGAAAGAGAAATTTCCCGGCATCACGCGGATAACCACATACGCCCGCGCCCCCACCCTTCGGAAAAAAACGGTGGAAGAGCTGAAACAGCTGCGGGAAGCGGGCCTGTCGAGAATCCATGCGGGACTGGAGAGCGGCTCCGCCACAGTGCTCAAGATGATCAAAAAAGGCATTACTCCCGAGGATATTGTGGAGGGAGGCATGAAGGTCGTTGAGGCCGGCATATCTTTATCCGAATATATCATGCCCGGCGTCGGAGGACGGACCCTGAGCAAAGAGCACGCAATCGAGACGGCAAAGCTCCTGAACAAGGTGAGGCCCGATTTCATCAGGGTGCGCACCTTCGCCCTTCATCCCATGTCTCCCATGAACCGGCTGGTCGAGAATGGGACCTTCGTCCCCATGAGCGACGACGAGATGGTGGAAGAGATACGACTTCTCGTGGCCACTCTCGACGAGATGCACAGCTACTTCTCCTGCGGGGACTACAGTCCGAACCTCCTCATGCAGGTGGACGGGTACCTCGATGAGAAGAAGGACTATATGCTCGGGGAGCTCGACAGGTTTCTCGCCCTCACAAAAGAGCAGAGGCAGGCATATTCTCTCCTCCGGCGGACTTCTTATATGAATTACCCTATCGATGTGGTGCTCAACGAATCCACCATGAGGCAGATACGCCCCGAGATCGCGAAGCTCGAAGGGGGCTGTGCAGACGGTTTCGATAAATATATCCAGAACCTCATGTCCTATCAGATCCCGCAGCCCCAGACGGATAATTGGAAATAA
- a CDS encoding response regulator, whose amino-acid sequence MSNRILVIEDNEQNLYLTTFILETHGYEVFQARDGREGIALAASIKPELILLDIQLPLMDGYMVAGSLRENPLLANVPIIAVTSYAMAGDREKALEAGCTGYIEKPINPDTFMLQIIEHLT is encoded by the coding sequence ATGAGCAATAGGATTCTCGTAATCGAAGATAACGAGCAAAACCTTTACCTCACGACCTTTATCCTCGAAACACACGGGTATGAGGTCTTTCAGGCCCGGGATGGGAGGGAGGGGATTGCCCTGGCCGCGTCGATAAAGCCGGAACTCATACTCCTCGATATACAACTGCCTCTTATGGACGGATACATGGTGGCCGGATCGTTGAGGGAAAACCCTCTTCTCGCGAATGTTCCCATAATCGCGGTGACATCCTATGCCATGGCAGGGGACCGGGAGAAGGCCCTCGAGGCCGGCTGCACCGGATACATAGAAAAACCCATCAATCCGGATACTTTTATGCTTCAGATCATTGAACATCTGACGTGA